One Candidatus Eisenbacteria bacterium genomic window, ATCCATGGAGCAGACTTTGTGTTCATCGTCCGCGCCAATATTGAGAGGCCAGACTTCCGAGTGTCATTTCGCTCTCAGTTTGGTGACGATCTTGATTTGAGAGATGAAGCTCTCGGTATTATTTCGACATATTTCGCGAATTCGGTTGCACCTGGCATCCTGCTTTATGCCGAGTTCTGCCAGATGCAAGGTCTGGGCAACGACAGGACCGCAGAAGAACGTGCCCTGCGGGAAATCAGGCTGTTACTATCTGAACCTGTGGATTCGCAGTCGGGTTCACGGGAACAGACGTGACCTAGTTCTGCAGTTTCTTCTGAACCGCCTCACTCGTCAACTCTCGAATTGCGTCTGAGGCAATCCATTTTGCGCTTCTTGAGTCGAGCTTCTGAATTTCTTTCGCAATCTTGATTGCAGCTTTGTTCAGCGCGCGATTCTCCTCAGGTCAGGGACTGATACGCCGTATGTCTTCTCTGAACTGATCCCGAACCTGGCCATCCCGGCAACCGCCTCTGGATCTGAAAGTGACTTCAGTCTTCTCATGACTTCGGCATATTCCACTCTGTGACCGCCGCTCCTCTTTTTCATTGATGGTCTCCTGTTTCTATTAGTTTGGTTGTTTCACGATTGGCACTTTGGTTGTGACACCGGACAGAGGTCTACTCGATGTCGTCTGACACTTAACGCGTGAAGCCGAACTTAATCGAGCCGTGGGTGCAGGCCTTAAGGCATTCACCGCAGGAAGTACAATCGGGGAGACGAAACGCACTTACACCATCGCGCAGCGGTTTGATAGTTGGGCAGGGGCTTTTCGAGATACAGTCGTCGCACTTCTCACATTTGGAACGGTTGACAGAAATTTTCCCGGGTGCAATCTTCTCCAGGAGCCAGCTCAGCGCCCCGACCGGGCAGATGGCATAGCAGAAGGGGCGGTACAGCATCAAGCTCAAAATCACCAGAGCCGCCATCATGATCCACCACAGCGTGTCGATGTTCCAGTGCAAGAGCTCAAAGAAGTTAACCGGCTCATAGACGCTGTACGCGGAATAAGCCCTCCAGATTCCCTGCGAGATGTCGCCTCCAACCTCATGACCGAGCCCCGCAATCTGACTCTTCACTCTGAAGAAAGTGAGCACAAACATGATCAAGAGTGCAAAACGGATTGCATTGAAAATGGCAAAATTGAACTGTTTCCAGCGCGGCTTGAAGGGAATCTTATTGACCAATTCCTGCAGCGCTCCAAGTGGACATACCCATCCGCAAAAGAGCTTCCGGCCCACAATGCTCGGGATGAAGATGGCAAGGAAAATCACAAGAAAACCTGCAAGAAACCTACCGGTAGTGAACTTGAACATGAAGAGTTTGGTGACCCCGCACACTGGGCTGGGATGGAGCGGGAAGACATAGTCGAGGCCGAACAAAACGAAGACCAGGGCGAGGACCCCGATGCGGATCCAGCGATTGATTGCTTTTAGGAAGAGAAGCACGATGCCCAGCGCTATGATGGCAAAGGATGTAAGATACTTGGGGATCAGCAGGGAATTGAGGAGGGTCGGCGGCTTCATCGGCTCTTCACCTTTCGCCTCGCCTTTTTCGCCGCCTGCAGCCGCGGCAGTTCCTGCTGACTTGAGGCTCTCCGCAGCCGCATCCCCGTGGAGGTGACGGCTGGAGTCGCCTTGAGCCATCCCCGTCCCAGCTCCTCGCGGCGATTCTGCACACGCAGGATTGTGGCCGACCCACGGCAGGAAAAGGAATGCGACAGCGCATGATACCGTTAGAGCAGTGAGAAAAGAGGCGTGTCTCGCAAGTGGTTGCACGATGGCAGTATGCACGTCTGTGGGCTCTCTGTCAATGTCTGCGAGGCTCGAACAGGTAGGCTTGGAGATGTCCCCTCACCTGAATCCTCTCCCCATGGGGGAGAGGTTGGTGAGGGGTCAGATTTCGCTTCTTGACTCAGACATAAAAGATTGGTAGAATCATGTCAGGATTATACAAAATAGGGAGCCATGGTAGCTCCCGGGAGAGACCAATGACAAAAGCCAACTTGCTTGACAACGGGAACTTACGAACTCTTCCGAGTTTCAGGCTCCCGCTTCTGGGCCTGATCGCAATTGCTGTTTCCCTGATTTTTCAGCTCACTCCAGCTGCACAGATTCCATGTCTTGCCGCGCAAGTGAACCCCTCTGCTCCAGTCGTTCAAGTCCAGACTGGAAATATTGGTCAGTCATTTGTCTGGTCAGCCCTTCCTTCCGTTTCACCAGACGCGAGAAATCTCCACACGCTCACTTTCGCAGACGGGATTTCAAAAGCGATAGTTTTTGGCGGCTGGGACGGGAACGCTCTTTTGGATGATGTCTGGAGCCTTGATCCTGTAACCGGCGCATGGAAAAGGTTGTATCCAGGAGGGGAAATAGTGCCCGGACGAAGAGGGCACGCAGCGGCATACGACCCTGACACCAACAGAGTCATTGTTTTTGGTGGATTCCGCGGGGCTTTCCTCAATGATGTGTGGGCGCTTAGTCTCAATCCCTTGTCGTGGCAGGAGCTTCGTCCCTCGGGAACCCCTCCTCCCGGACGGAACGGTCATGCTGTCGTCTATGATACGAAGAACAGAAGGCTCCTGGTATTGGGAGGAATTGGTGAAACTACTCTGGGAGATGTGTGGGCGCTTGACTTCGGTACACTTAAGTGGAGGGAGCTTAAGA contains:
- a CDS encoding DNA alkylation repair protein; amino-acid sequence: MKKRSGGHRVEYAEVMRRLKSLSDPEAVAGMARFGISSEKTYGVSVPDLRRIAR
- a CDS encoding 4Fe-4S binding protein encodes the protein MAQGDSSRHLHGDAAAESLKSAGTAAAAGGEKGEAKGEEPMKPPTLLNSLLIPKYLTSFAIIALGIVLLFLKAINRWIRIGVLALVFVLFGLDYVFPLHPSPVCGVTKLFMFKFTTGRFLAGFLVIFLAIFIPSIVGRKLFCGWVCPLGALQELVNKIPFKPRWKQFNFAIFNAIRFALLIMFVLTFFRVKSQIAGLGHEVGGDISQGIWRAYSAYSVYEPVNFFELLHWNIDTLWWIMMAALVILSLMLYRPFCYAICPVGALSWLLEKIAPGKISVNRSKCEKCDDCISKSPCPTIKPLRDGVSAFRLPDCTSCGECLKACTHGSIKFGFTR